The following are from one region of the Planctomycetota bacterium genome:
- a CDS encoding ATP-binding protein, whose translation MRSLTLTRKLVLFVVGVGLIEGALMGALLHVGAGGQIHYSFVFMAAGFGALLTMLVGLFIVRQVARPLAKLSEAARRIGRGRLDVEVDVRGEDEIGQLASAFREMQDRLRRIYEQLESRVEERTAELQEATDSLNAVLNSSTEYAIIATDARWQVVMFNEGARRIFGYEPQDILGQALARLVAPEEVETAVGLTMERALRMHGRHEGEGIRVRCDGQRFPVRTVTTIRYDRENRPVGYTVICRDITQRKALEQRLREYTDNLEQMVAEKTAELRELNAELVRANQLKSQFLANMSHELRTPLSAIIGFAEAIRDGVAGEPSGEQREFAEDIAQAGRQLLELINNILDLSRFEAGAMELNLAPCDMGGLVDEVLRILRGLARRKDIELKADVEPRPLELTADPIQLKQVLYNLLANSIKFTDPGGRVEVQARQDREFIRIRVSDTGIGIAPEDLVAVFEEFRQVDPSLRREHEGSGLGLALVKRLVELHGGEISVESQLGKGTTFTVTLLRDLAAEAAE comes from the coding sequence TCCACTATTCCTTCGTGTTCATGGCGGCGGGGTTCGGGGCGCTGCTGACGATGCTGGTGGGGCTGTTCATTGTCCGCCAGGTGGCGCGTCCGTTGGCGAAGTTGTCGGAAGCCGCCCGCCGGATCGGCCGGGGCCGGCTGGACGTCGAAGTGGACGTCCGGGGGGAGGATGAGATCGGGCAACTGGCCTCGGCGTTCCGCGAGATGCAGGACCGCCTGCGCCGGATTTACGAGCAACTGGAGTCGCGGGTCGAGGAGCGGACGGCCGAATTGCAGGAAGCGACGGATTCGCTGAACGCGGTCCTCAATTCCTCCACCGAGTACGCGATCATCGCCACCGACGCGCGGTGGCAGGTGGTCATGTTCAACGAAGGCGCGCGGCGGATCTTCGGTTACGAGCCGCAGGACATCCTCGGCCAGGCGCTCGCGCGGCTGGTGGCGCCGGAAGAAGTGGAGACGGCCGTCGGCCTGACAATGGAGCGGGCGCTGCGGATGCACGGCCGGCACGAGGGGGAAGGGATCCGCGTGCGGTGCGACGGCCAGCGGTTCCCCGTCCGGACCGTGACGACGATCCGCTACGACCGCGAGAATCGGCCGGTCGGCTACACCGTCATTTGCCGCGATATCACCCAGCGCAAGGCCCTGGAGCAGCGCCTCCGCGAGTACACGGACAACCTCGAGCAGATGGTGGCGGAGAAGACGGCGGAACTGAGGGAATTGAATGCGGAACTGGTGCGGGCGAACCAACTGAAGAGCCAGTTCCTCGCCAACATGAGCCACGAACTCCGCACCCCGCTGAGCGCCATCATCGGATTTGCGGAGGCGATTCGCGACGGCGTCGCGGGCGAGCCTTCCGGAGAGCAGCGCGAGTTCGCCGAGGACATCGCCCAGGCGGGCCGGCAGTTGCTCGAATTGATCAACAACATCCTCGACCTGTCGCGGTTCGAGGCAGGCGCCATGGAACTGAATCTGGCGCCGTGCGACATGGGCGGCCTGGTGGACGAGGTGCTGCGGATCCTCCGCGGCCTGGCCCGGCGAAAGGACATCGAACTGAAAGCGGACGTCGAGCCCCGCCCCCTGGAACTGACGGCCGACCCGATCCAGTTGAAGCAGGTGCTGTACAATCTGCTCGCGAACAGCATCAAGTTCACGGACCCCGGCGGGCGGGTCGAGGTCCAGGCGCGCCAGGACCGGGAGTTCATCCGGATCCGCGTGTCGGACACCGGCATCGGCATCGCGCCGGAAGACCTCGTCGCGGTGTTCGAGGAGTTTCGTCAGGTGGACCCGTCGCTGAGGCGGGAGCACGAGGGGAGCGGCCTGGGCCTGGCGCTGGTGAAGCGGCTAGTGGAATTGCACGGCGGCGAGATCTCGGTCGAAAGCCAACTGGGCAAGGGAACGACGTTCACCGTGACGCTGCTTCGCGACTTGGCCGCGGAGGCTGCGGAATAG